One window from the genome of Streptococcus parasanguinis encodes:
- a CDS encoding PTS fructose transporter subunit IIABC, translating to MKIQDVLNKNVMLFDLQATDKEGVINEMVQSLVDNGVVTDFDTFKTGIMNREAQTSTGLGDGIAMPHSKNEAVKEATVLFAKSNKGVDYASLDGQPTDLFFMIAAPEGANDTHLAALAELSKYLMKPGFADKLRQASTPDQVIAAFDAEEQEAAAEEAKKAEAVKEAASSDKPLIVAVTACTTGIAHTYMAEEALIKKGEEMGVTVRVETNGASGVGNRLTAEEIAKAEGVIIAADKAVETARFDGKKLISKPVAAGIRQTEELIQTILDGKADVFHAENAAQASASQEKLSLGGAFYKHLMSGVSQMLPFVIGGGILIALAFLIDQVMGVPQDQLSSLGSYHVLAAQFKTIGGVAFGFMLPVLAGYIGFSIAEKPGFVAGFIAGSIASSGSAFGNIAYGAAKGELPAAVSSGFLGALVGGFLAGGVVLLLRKALAGLPRSLDGIRSILLLPLLGVGLTGFLMFLINIPMAAINTGLNNFLSSLSGSSAVLLGLLVGGMMAVDMGGPVNKAAYVFATGTLAESVASGGSIVMAAVMAAGMVPPLAVFVATVLFKDKFTQEERDSGLTNIVMGLSFITEGAIPFGAADPARAIPSFIAGSALTGALVGLAGLKLMAPHGGIFVIALTSNPLLYILFVLIGAVVSGILFGLLRKPKN from the coding sequence ATGAAAATTCAAGACGTTTTAAATAAAAACGTGATGTTGTTTGACCTTCAAGCAACAGATAAAGAGGGCGTGATCAATGAGATGGTCCAATCGCTCGTTGACAATGGTGTGGTGACAGATTTTGATACTTTTAAAACTGGAATCATGAACCGTGAAGCACAAACTTCAACTGGTTTGGGTGATGGAATTGCTATGCCTCACAGCAAAAATGAAGCAGTCAAAGAAGCAACAGTCTTATTCGCAAAATCAAACAAGGGTGTGGACTATGCATCACTTGATGGACAGCCAACAGACTTGTTCTTCATGATCGCCGCTCCAGAAGGAGCAAACGACACTCACTTGGCAGCACTTGCTGAATTGTCTAAATACTTGATGAAACCAGGATTTGCGGACAAACTTCGCCAAGCAAGCACTCCTGATCAAGTGATCGCAGCCTTTGATGCAGAAGAGCAAGAAGCTGCCGCTGAAGAAGCGAAAAAAGCAGAAGCAGTCAAAGAAGCAGCTTCATCTGACAAACCTCTCATCGTTGCCGTTACAGCATGTACAACAGGTATCGCCCACACTTACATGGCAGAAGAAGCCCTCATCAAAAAAGGGGAAGAAATGGGCGTTACGGTCCGCGTTGAAACCAACGGTGCATCAGGTGTCGGCAACCGCTTGACAGCTGAAGAAATCGCAAAAGCTGAAGGGGTCATCATTGCAGCAGATAAAGCAGTTGAAACCGCTCGTTTCGATGGCAAAAAATTGATCTCTAAACCAGTCGCAGCTGGTATCCGTCAGACAGAAGAATTGATCCAAACCATCTTGGATGGCAAAGCAGATGTCTTCCACGCTGAAAATGCTGCACAAGCTAGCGCTAGCCAAGAAAAATTGAGCTTAGGTGGAGCCTTCTACAAACACTTGATGAGTGGTGTTTCTCAAATGCTTCCATTCGTTATCGGTGGTGGTATCTTGATCGCCCTTGCCTTCTTGATTGACCAAGTTATGGGTGTACCTCAAGATCAATTGTCTAGTCTTGGTTCTTATCATGTATTAGCAGCACAATTTAAAACAATTGGTGGAGTAGCCTTTGGCTTCATGCTTCCTGTACTTGCAGGTTACATTGGATTCTCAATCGCTGAAAAACCTGGTTTTGTAGCAGGGTTTATCGCTGGATCTATTGCTAGCTCAGGGTCAGCATTTGGAAATATCGCCTACGGTGCTGCTAAAGGTGAATTACCAGCAGCCGTATCATCAGGTTTCCTTGGAGCTTTGGTAGGTGGTTTCCTTGCAGGTGGAGTTGTTCTCTTACTTCGCAAAGCCCTTGCAGGTCTTCCACGTTCACTCGATGGTATCCGCTCTATCCTTCTCTTGCCATTGCTTGGTGTTGGTTTGACAGGATTCTTGATGTTCCTCATCAATATTCCAATGGCTGCTATCAATACTGGTCTTAACAACTTCCTTTCAAGCTTGTCAGGTAGCTCAGCTGTCCTTCTTGGACTTCTCGTCGGCGGTATGATGGCTGTCGATATGGGTGGACCAGTTAACAAAGCCGCTTATGTCTTCGCTACAGGTACACTTGCTGAATCTGTTGCTTCAGGTGGTTCTATAGTTATGGCAGCTGTTATGGCAGCTGGTATGGTTCCTCCATTGGCAGTATTCGTAGCAACTGTATTGTTTAAAGATAAATTCACACAAGAAGAACGCGATTCAGGTTTGACAAACATCGTTATGGGTCTTTCCTTCATCACAGAAGGTGCCATTCCATTCGGTGCAGCTGACCCAGCTCGTGCCATCCCTAGCTTCATTGCTGGTTCAGCATTGACAGGTGCCCTTGTTGGTCTTGCAGGATTGAAACTAATGGCTCCTCACGGAGGAATCTTCGTTATCGCCCTTACATCAAATCCACTTCTTTACATCTTGTTCGTATTGATCGGTGCAGTTGTAAGTGGTATCTTGTTCGGATTGCTTCGCAAACCTAAAAACTAA
- a CDS encoding DUF1149 family protein has protein sequence MDIQREKEFVSQYHYDARNFEWEKENGIPETKVDVNFQLINRDQEQNTTSLIVILSYMIVFDGFVISGTITQINHLFGRYVNEPSEFSKDEVEELARPCLNMLNRLTYEVTEIALDLPGINLEF, from the coding sequence ATGGATATTCAACGTGAAAAAGAATTTGTCAGCCAATACCACTATGATGCTCGTAATTTTGAGTGGGAAAAAGAAAATGGCATCCCTGAAACAAAAGTAGATGTAAACTTTCAATTAATCAATCGTGATCAAGAACAAAACACAACTTCTTTGATTGTCATCTTGAGCTACATGATCGTTTTTGACGGTTTTGTGATCAGTGGAACCATCACTCAAATCAACCACTTGTTTGGTCGTTATGTCAATGAACCAAGTGAATTCAGCAAAGACGAAGTGGAAGAATTGGCTCGCCCTTGCTTGAATATGCTCAACCGTTTGACTTATGAAGTCACAGAAATTGCCCTCGATTTACCGGGTATTAATTTGGAGTTTTAA
- a CDS encoding DegV family protein, translating into MKLAVITDSSAYLPQDVLHHDDLFILEIPIYIDGESYVEGKNLTHDEFYQKMAASKELPKTSQPSVAELEEVLSGLTAKGYTHAIGLFLSSGISGFYQNIQYLKDEFEGLTVEFPDSKITSAPLGMMVEDCLKWAGEGRSFDEIVANVQHQIDGTSAYIMVDDLNHLVKGGRLSNGAAILGNLLSIKPILHFNDEGVIEVFEKVRTEKKAMKRLVEIVVSDIADGHYQVFVIHANVPEKAEALRQLLIEEGVEGDIPFATFGGVIGTHLGDHSLAVGYIPIV; encoded by the coding sequence ATGAAATTAGCAGTGATCACGGATTCGTCTGCCTATTTACCGCAAGACGTGCTCCATCACGACGACTTATTTATTTTAGAGATCCCGATCTATATAGATGGGGAGTCTTATGTTGAAGGGAAGAACCTGACACATGATGAGTTCTACCAAAAGATGGCGGCGTCTAAGGAATTGCCAAAGACTAGCCAGCCGAGTGTTGCAGAGTTAGAAGAAGTCTTATCTGGTTTGACAGCTAAGGGCTATACGCATGCTATCGGTCTTTTCTTGTCATCTGGTATTTCTGGTTTCTACCAAAATATCCAATATTTGAAGGACGAATTTGAAGGCTTGACCGTCGAATTTCCGGACTCAAAAATCACCAGTGCTCCTCTAGGGATGATGGTAGAAGACTGCTTGAAATGGGCTGGTGAAGGCCGTTCCTTCGACGAGATTGTTGCCAATGTCCAACACCAGATTGATGGAACCTCTGCCTATATCATGGTGGATGATTTGAACCACTTGGTTAAAGGTGGTCGTCTGTCAAATGGGGCTGCCATTCTTGGGAACCTCTTGAGCATCAAGCCTATTCTTCATTTTAATGATGAAGGCGTGATTGAGGTCTTTGAGAAAGTCCGGACGGAAAAGAAAGCCATGAAACGCTTGGTAGAGATTGTTGTATCTGATATCGCAGATGGTCATTACCAAGTCTTTGTCATCCATGCCAATGTCCCTGAAAAAGCAGAAGCACTTCGCCAACTGCTCATTGAAGAAGGAGTGGAAGGTGACATTCCTTTTGCTACCTTTGGAGGAGTTATTGGGACGCACTTAGGTGACCATAGCTTAGCAGTTGGGTATATCCCCATCGTTTAA
- the dapB gene encoding 4-hydroxy-tetrahydrodipicolinate reductase, whose product MSIKVIIAGFKGKMGQAAYKMVSEDPELELAGLIDPFTDETEVAGVPVFNRKEDLVGLEADVWVDFTMPKVAYENTRFAIENGFAPVVGTTGFTPEQIQELTDLSREKGLGGLIAPNFAIGAVLLMQFAAQAAKYFPNVEIIELHHDKKKDAPSGTAIKTAELISEKREKIQQGAADEEELMPGARGAEFEGMRIHSVRLPGLVAHQEVIFGSQGEGLTLRHDSYDRVSFMTGVNLGIKEVVKRHELVYGLEHLL is encoded by the coding sequence ATGTCAATTAAAGTCATTATCGCAGGTTTCAAGGGAAAAATGGGACAAGCAGCCTACAAGATGGTGTCTGAAGATCCTGAGTTAGAATTAGCTGGCTTGATCGATCCATTTACTGATGAGACAGAGGTTGCAGGAGTCCCTGTCTTTAACCGCAAAGAAGATCTTGTGGGTCTAGAGGCAGATGTTTGGGTAGATTTTACCATGCCCAAGGTCGCTTACGAAAATACTCGCTTTGCAATTGAGAATGGCTTTGCGCCTGTTGTGGGAACGACTGGATTCACTCCTGAGCAGATCCAAGAATTGACAGACCTTTCACGTGAAAAGGGCCTGGGTGGCTTGATCGCGCCGAACTTTGCCATCGGAGCCGTGCTCTTGATGCAATTTGCAGCGCAAGCAGCCAAGTATTTCCCGAATGTGGAAATCATCGAATTGCACCACGATAAGAAAAAAGATGCACCGAGTGGAACAGCGATTAAGACCGCTGAGTTGATCTCTGAGAAGCGCGAGAAGATCCAGCAAGGTGCAGCAGATGAAGAAGAGTTGATGCCTGGAGCAAGAGGTGCAGAGTTTGAAGGGATGCGCATCCATTCGGTTCGATTGCCTGGCCTAGTCGCTCACCAAGAGGTGATTTTTGGTAGCCAAGGCGAAGGGTTGACTCTCCGTCATGATTCCTATGATCGTGTTTCCTTCATGACAGGAGTAAATCTAGGAATTAAAGAAGTTGTCAAGCGTCATGAGCTTGTCTATGGTTTGGAACACTTACTATGA
- a CDS encoding CCA tRNA nucleotidyltransferase — MRLEKMPSEFQEALPILEKIKAAGFEAYFVGGSVRDALLDRPIHDVDIASSSYPEETKAIFDRTVDVGIEHGTVLVLENGQEYEITTFRTEDVYVDYRRPSSVSFVRSLEEDLKRRDFTVNAFALNEKGEIVDLFHGLEDLENKVLRAVGLPNERFNEDALRIMRGFRFQASLGFELEEATFDAMKECAPLLEKISVERTFIEFDKLLLSPYWRQGLEAMLASGAYHYLPEMKDRKEAIERLFDIELEYTFSTSEQAWAALVLALEIQDIPKFFKKWKTSRDFAKTVEQIVEILKLREKGSLDKRACYKYEKRLLLLAEELREAYALSVNYLAIERVYDSLTIHDKHEVVVNGGTLIKDYGFQPGPALGEMLTKIEYAIVDGELANEKEAIIAYIQQAKEEEK; from the coding sequence ATGAGATTAGAAAAGATGCCTTCTGAGTTTCAGGAGGCTTTACCAATATTAGAGAAGATTAAAGCAGCTGGTTTTGAGGCCTATTTTGTCGGGGGATCTGTCCGTGATGCCCTCTTGGATCGTCCCATTCACGATGTCGATATCGCTTCCTCCTCATACCCAGAAGAGACCAAGGCGATTTTTGATCGCACAGTAGATGTCGGTATCGAACATGGGACCGTCTTGGTCCTTGAAAATGGGCAAGAATATGAAATTACGACCTTCCGGACGGAGGATGTCTATGTCGATTATCGCCGTCCAAGCTCCGTGTCTTTTGTACGCTCACTAGAAGAAGACCTCAAGCGTCGTGATTTTACGGTGAATGCCTTTGCCTTAAATGAAAAAGGAGAAATTGTTGATCTCTTTCATGGACTAGAAGATTTAGAAAACAAGGTTCTTCGGGCGGTTGGCCTTCCAAACGAACGGTTTAACGAAGATGCGCTCCGGATCATGCGAGGCTTTCGTTTTCAGGCCAGTCTTGGCTTTGAATTAGAAGAGGCAACCTTTGATGCCATGAAGGAGTGTGCTCCATTACTTGAAAAGATTTCAGTAGAGCGCACCTTCATCGAGTTTGATAAGCTCTTACTTTCCCCATACTGGAGACAGGGATTGGAAGCCATGCTGGCCAGTGGAGCCTATCACTATCTGCCAGAGATGAAGGATCGTAAAGAAGCGATCGAGCGGTTGTTTGATATAGAGCTAGAATATACCTTTTCAACTTCTGAGCAAGCCTGGGCTGCTTTGGTCTTAGCATTAGAGATTCAAGATATTCCAAAATTCTTTAAGAAATGGAAGACCTCTAGAGACTTTGCCAAGACGGTGGAGCAGATCGTGGAGATTCTAAAGCTCCGAGAAAAAGGAAGTCTAGACAAGCGTGCCTGCTACAAGTATGAGAAACGTTTGTTGCTACTAGCTGAAGAGCTCCGTGAAGCGTATGCCTTGAGTGTGAATTATTTGGCCATAGAGCGAGTTTATGATAGCTTGACCATTCATGATAAGCATGAAGTGGTAGTCAATGGCGGTACGTTGATCAAAGACTACGGCTTTCAACCAGGTCCAGCCTTAGGAGAGATGTTGACAAAGATCGAATATGCCATTGTCGATGGGGAACTGGCCAATGAGAAAGAGGCTATCATCGCCTATATCCAGCAAGCAAAAGAGGAGGAAAAATGA
- a CDS encoding ABC-F family ATP-binding cassette domain-containing protein: protein MSDFIVDKLTKSVGDKTVFREISFIIHDLDRIGLIGVNGTGKTTLLDVLSGRSGFDGDVSPFSAKSDYTIGYLTQEPDFDDQKTVLDTVLSSDLREMQLIRDYEYLMADYREENQARLEKVMAEMDSLNAWEIESQVKTVLSKLGIEDLNARVGDLSGGLRRRVQLAQVLLSHHDLLLLDEPTNHLDIDTIEWLTNFLKNSKKTVLFITHDRYFLDNISTRIFELDRGGLIEYQGNYQDYVRLKAEQDERDAALLHKKQQLYKQELTWMRRQPQARATKQQARINRFHDLKQDLSGQSNQTDLEMNFETSRIGKKVIEFKDVSFAFENKTILQDFNLLVQNKDRIGIVGDNGVGKSTLLNLIAERLQPQSGQVIIGETVRVAYFSQQIDGLDESKRVINFLQEVAEEVKTTVGTTSIADLLEQFLFPRSMHGTLIEKLSGGEKKRLFLLKLLIEKPNVLLLDEPTNDLDIATLTVLENFLQNFGGPVITVSHDRYFLDKVASKILAFENGGIREFFGNYTDYLDEKAFEAAQVTASHKVEKEKPVKPKEEKKRMSYKEKQEWASIEADIEAIENRIAEIEVEMNENGSDFGKLSALQKELDQENERLLEKYDRYEYLSELDE, encoded by the coding sequence ATGAGCGATTTTATTGTCGATAAATTAACCAAATCTGTCGGAGATAAGACCGTCTTTCGTGAGATTTCCTTTATCATTCACGACTTGGATCGGATCGGATTGATCGGGGTCAATGGGACTGGAAAGACCACGCTGTTAGATGTGTTGTCAGGTCGCTCTGGCTTTGATGGAGATGTGAGTCCCTTTTCTGCCAAGAGTGATTATACGATTGGCTACTTGACGCAGGAGCCAGATTTTGATGATCAAAAGACGGTTCTGGATACGGTGCTATCTAGTGATTTGCGTGAAATGCAGCTGATTCGCGATTATGAATACTTGATGGCGGATTACCGAGAAGAGAACCAAGCCCGTCTTGAAAAGGTCATGGCGGAGATGGATTCGCTTAATGCTTGGGAAATCGAGAGTCAGGTCAAGACAGTTCTTTCAAAGCTTGGAATTGAAGACTTGAACGCCAGAGTTGGGGATCTATCTGGGGGCTTGCGTCGTCGGGTGCAACTGGCCCAAGTTTTGCTGTCACATCACGACCTGCTCTTACTAGATGAGCCGACCAACCACCTGGACATTGATACCATCGAATGGTTGACCAATTTCTTGAAGAACTCTAAGAAAACCGTGCTCTTCATTACTCACGATCGCTATTTCTTGGACAATATCTCGACTCGAATCTTTGAGTTGGATCGAGGTGGCTTGATCGAGTATCAGGGCAACTACCAGGATTATGTCCGCTTAAAGGCTGAGCAAGATGAGCGTGATGCAGCCCTTCTTCATAAGAAGCAGCAACTCTATAAGCAGGAGTTGACCTGGATGCGGCGTCAACCCCAGGCGCGTGCGACCAAGCAACAAGCACGGATCAATCGATTCCATGATCTCAAGCAAGACTTGTCTGGTCAAAGCAACCAGACGGATTTGGAGATGAACTTTGAGACTAGCCGGATCGGAAAGAAAGTCATCGAGTTTAAAGATGTGAGTTTTGCTTTTGAAAACAAGACGATTTTACAGGACTTTAACCTCTTGGTGCAAAATAAGGACCGCATTGGGATCGTTGGGGATAATGGTGTCGGCAAGTCCACCTTACTCAATTTGATCGCTGAGCGACTACAGCCACAGTCTGGGCAAGTCATCATCGGGGAAACCGTCCGAGTGGCTTATTTCTCACAACAGATTGATGGGTTGGATGAGAGTAAGCGCGTGATTAATTTTCTCCAGGAAGTTGCCGAGGAAGTGAAGACGACTGTCGGAACAACTTCGATCGCAGATCTCTTGGAGCAATTTCTCTTCCCACGTTCCATGCACGGAACCTTGATCGAAAAACTCTCCGGTGGTGAGAAGAAGCGCCTCTTTCTTTTAAAACTCTTGATTGAAAAACCCAATGTGCTTCTTCTCGATGAGCCAACCAATGACTTGGATATCGCTACCTTGACGGTTTTGGAAAACTTTCTTCAAAACTTTGGAGGGCCAGTCATTACCGTTAGCCATGATCGCTATTTCCTAGACAAGGTCGCAAGCAAGATCCTGGCTTTTGAAAATGGGGGCATTCGTGAGTTCTTTGGCAATTATACGGATTACCTGGATGAAAAAGCCTTTGAAGCAGCTCAAGTAACGGCCAGTCACAAGGTTGAAAAAGAGAAACCTGTTAAGCCAAAAGAAGAGAAGAAACGCATGAGCTACAAGGAGAAGCAGGAGTGGGCAAGCATTGAAGCAGATATCGAAGCCATTGAAAATCGGATTGCAGAGATTGAAGTGGAGATGAATGAAAACGGCTCTGACTTTGGCAAATTGTCAGCTCTTCAAAAGGAATTGGATCAGGAAAATGAGCGACTACTTGAGAAGTACGATCGCTATGAATATCTGAGCGAATTAGATGAATAA
- a CDS encoding ROK family glucokinase yields the protein MSKKIIGIDLGGTSIKFAILTLDGEVQEKWSIKTNILDEGSHIVDDMIESIAHRLKMLGLDASEFQGIGMGSPGVVDREKGTVIGAYNLNWKTLQPVKEKIESALHIPFFIDNDANVAALGERWKGAGENQPDVVFMTLGTGVGGGIVAEGRLLHGVRGAAGELGHITVDFDDPIQCTCGKKGCLETVASATGIVNLTRRYADEYEGDAQLKVLIDNGEEVTAKTVFDLAKEGDALALIVYKNFSRYLGLAAANIGSTLNPSKIVIGGGVSAAGDFLLDGVRKVFEENSFPQVRESTQLALATLGNDAGVIGAASLVLQ from the coding sequence ATGTCTAAAAAAATTATTGGGATTGACCTTGGTGGAACTTCAATTAAGTTTGCCATCCTTACTTTGGATGGGGAAGTTCAAGAAAAATGGTCTATTAAAACAAATATCTTGGATGAAGGTAGCCATATCGTAGATGATATGATCGAATCCATCGCGCATCGCTTGAAAATGCTTGGGCTGGATGCTTCTGAGTTCCAAGGAATTGGAATGGGATCACCTGGTGTCGTTGACCGTGAAAAAGGTACCGTTATCGGGGCCTACAACTTGAACTGGAAGACCCTTCAACCAGTCAAAGAAAAGATCGAAAGTGCCCTTCATATTCCATTCTTTATCGATAATGATGCCAACGTTGCTGCTTTGGGTGAACGTTGGAAAGGGGCTGGTGAAAACCAACCAGACGTTGTCTTCATGACACTTGGAACAGGTGTCGGCGGTGGGATCGTCGCTGAAGGTCGTCTCCTGCACGGTGTACGTGGAGCTGCTGGTGAGCTTGGTCACATTACTGTTGACTTTGATGATCCAATCCAATGTACCTGTGGTAAGAAAGGTTGTCTTGAAACGGTTGCCTCAGCAACTGGGATCGTTAACTTGACTCGTCGTTACGCCGATGAGTACGAAGGAGACGCTCAATTGAAAGTCTTGATCGACAACGGAGAAGAAGTAACAGCTAAAACGGTCTTTGACCTAGCAAAAGAAGGCGATGCTCTTGCTTTGATCGTCTACAAGAACTTCTCACGTTACCTTGGACTTGCTGCAGCCAATATTGGTTCAACCTTGAACCCGTCTAAGATCGTTATCGGTGGTGGGGTATCCGCTGCTGGAGACTTCCTCTTGGATGGTGTGCGCAAGGTCTTTGAAGAAAACTCATTCCCACAAGTGCGTGAATCAACACAATTGGCGCTTGCTACATTGGGAAATGATGCTGGTGTCATTGGTGCCGCATCTCTTGTATTACAATAA
- a CDS encoding thymidylate synthase — protein sequence MTKADTIFKEYIRKIMEEGVWSEQARPKYKDGRTANSKYITGAFMEFDLAKGEFPITTLRPIAIKSAIKEMLWIYQDQSNRLDVLEDKYNVHYWNDWEVGNSRTIGQRYGAVVKKHDITNKILKQLEDNPWNRRNIISLWDYEAFEETEGLLPCAFQTMFDVRRVDGEIYLDATLTQRSNDMLVAHHINAMQYVALQMMIAKHFGWKVGKFFYFINNLHIYDNQFEQAEELLRREPSDCQPHLVLNVPDGTNFFDIKPEDFELVDYDPVKPQLKFDLAI from the coding sequence ATGACAAAAGCAGATACGATTTTTAAAGAGTATATTCGGAAAATCATGGAAGAAGGGGTTTGGTCGGAACAGGCCCGTCCTAAATACAAGGATGGTAGAACGGCCAACTCCAAATACATCACGGGAGCCTTTATGGAGTTTGATCTTGCAAAAGGCGAGTTCCCTATTACAACCCTTCGTCCGATCGCTATTAAATCCGCCATCAAAGAGATGCTCTGGATTTACCAAGACCAGTCCAATCGTTTAGATGTTTTAGAAGACAAGTACAATGTCCACTATTGGAATGACTGGGAAGTAGGGAATAGCCGGACCATCGGGCAGCGCTATGGTGCAGTGGTCAAAAAGCATGACATTACCAATAAAATTCTCAAGCAATTAGAAGATAATCCCTGGAATCGTCGCAATATTATCTCGCTTTGGGATTATGAAGCCTTTGAGGAGACAGAAGGTCTCTTGCCATGTGCTTTTCAGACTATGTTTGACGTGAGGCGCGTGGATGGAGAAATCTATCTAGATGCGACCTTGACCCAACGTTCCAACGATATGTTGGTGGCCCACCATATTAATGCTATGCAGTATGTAGCGCTACAGATGATGATTGCCAAACACTTTGGCTGGAAGGTCGGAAAATTCTTTTACTTTATTAATAATCTTCATATTTATGATAATCAATTTGAACAAGCAGAAGAATTGCTCCGTCGCGAGCCCTCTGATTGTCAACCGCACTTGGTTTTGAATGTGCCAGACGGGACCAATTTCTTTGACATCAAACCAGAAGATTTTGAACTGGTTGATTACGATCCAGTGAAGCCACAATTAAAGTTCGATCTTGCGATTTAG